The Impatiens glandulifera chromosome 3, dImpGla2.1, whole genome shotgun sequence genome contains a region encoding:
- the LOC124932921 gene encoding pentatricopeptide repeat-containing protein At5g61370, mitochondrial has translation MNDCRLLKMLIKLTNLIMRRTVPKKYDYLPYSTIQLQTTTAVEITEVCSLVSKGVGSLDDLELSLDNLNLPLASSLVRQVFESSCKSEAPTRRLLRFFSWSMENLESKLEDKDYNLAIQVFSERKDLKAVEILMSDLVKQARSLNSSTFSLVAETLVKHEKEDEALGIFKNLDKFNCPHDVITVTAIVNALCAKGHAKRAEGVFLHHKDKIAGSERLIYRSLIYGWSQQCNVKESRRILQEMKSAGFVPDIFCFNEFLRCLCERNLKSNPSVLLPEALNVLREMRSYGLGHSTTSYNIILSCLGKVRRVKESLQVLERMRKTGCFPDSVSYYLVARVLYLTGRFGKGNEIVNYVIEMGLVEDHKFFYNVIGILCGVERVNYAIEVFDKMKSKSLGGYGPVYDLLIPKLCRGGDFDKGRELWDEARSMGVCLSISSEVLDPLITKVFEPVRKEKKKVTLMESRLLRLELKERSRKSKKKK, from the coding sequence ATGAATGATTGTCGTTTGCTCAAGATGTTAATAAAATTGACAAACTTGATTATGCGAAGAACTGTACCCAAGAAATACGATTACCTTCCTTACAGCACAATACAATTACAGACTACAACCGCTGTAGAAATAACGGAGGTTTGTAGCTTGGTTTCGAAAGGAGTAGGCAGTTTAGATGATCTGGAATTGTCTTTAGATAATTTAAATCTTCCTTTAGCATCTTCACTTGTCAGACAAGTCTTTGAGTCTTCTTGTAAATCTGAAGCACCCACTAGAAGACTGCTCAGATTCTTCTCATGGTCAATGGAAAATTTGGAATCTAAGTTGGAAGATAAAGATTACAATCTAGCAATTCAAGTTTTCAGTGAAAGAAAAGACTTGAAGGCAGTTGAGATATTAATGTCTGATCTCGTTAAGCAAGCTCGGTCGTTGAATAGCTCTACTTTCAGTCTTGTAGCCGAAACATTAGTAAAACACGAGAAAGAAGACGAGGCATTGGGAATTTTCAAGAACTTGGATAAATTCAACTGCCCACATGATGTAATCACAGTAACAGCAATAGTTAACGCTCTTTGTGCGAAAGGGCATGCTAAACGAGCCGAAGGTGTTTTCTTACACCATAAGGATAAAATAGCAGGTTCTGAGCGTTTAATATATAGGAGCCTCATTTACGGTTGGTCTCAGCAGTGTAATGTTAAGGAATCGCGTAGAATTCTTCAGGAAATGAAGTCTGCAGGATTTGTTCCAGATATTTTCTGTTTTAATGAGTTCTTGAGGTGTCTTTGCGAGAGAAATCTGAAATCTAACCCTTCTGTTCTTCTTCCAGAGGCTTTGAATGTTTTGAGGGAGATGAGGAGTTATGGATTGGGACACTCCACGACAAGTTACAACATAATTCTATCGTGCTTGGGCAAGGTAAGACGGGTTAAGGAATCTCTTCAAGTTCTTGAAAGAATGAGGAAAACCGGATGCTTTCCTGATTCAGTTAGCTATTACCTTGTTGCCAGAGTTCTTTACTTGACTGGGAGATTTGGAAAAGGTAATGAGATAGTGAATTATGTAATTGAAATGGGTTTGGTTGAAGATCATAAATTCTTTTACAATGTTATTGGGATTTTGTGTGGTGTTGAAAGAGTGAATTATGCTATAGAGGTGTTTGACAAAATGAAGAGTAAATCTTTGGGTGGTTATGGTCCTGTTTATGATTTGCTAATACCGAAGCTATGTAGAGGAGGTGATTTCGATAAGGGGAGAGAGCTTTGGGACGAGGCTCGATCAATGGGGGTTTGTTTAAGTATTTCGAGTGAAGTGTTGGATCCATTGATCACTAAGGTTTTCGAGCCTGtgagaaaggaaaagaaaaaagttACTCTTATGGAGTCTAGACTTTTGAGACTCGAATTGAAAGAAAGGAGTAGAAAgagcaagaagaagaaatag
- the LOC124930084 gene encoding two-component response regulator-like APRR1, whose translation MDAPTVPSHDKIVVEEEGRESHSQPDDLPSSTGGSYPDSVSLERSPTPILQDYQQQQQEHHHHPRTNMHPCDIPGNGQVSQNNLSQVQMGMLQQQQQYNHHHMIPSSTFDPCDTCIQAQTTNWSFSFGHSSSSKTREAATIRFRQKRKERCFDKNIRYANRTLLGKNRITVNGQFDRMKGYVIGLDLKGQHSSVDIDEYEDDEEEYEDCAVMDSSPDKHTNE comes from the coding sequence ATGGATGCTCCAACAGTTCCATCACATGACAAGATAGTAGTAGAAGAAGAGGGGCGAGAGAGCCATTCACAACCAGACGACTTGCCAAGTAGTACTGGTGGCAGTTATCCCGATTCAGTTTCTCTCGAGAGGTCACCCACCCCAATATTACAAGActatcaacaacaacaacaagaacatcatcatcatcctagGACAAACATGCATCCTTGTGATATTCCAGGAAATGGACAAGTTTCTCAAAACAACCTTTCCCAAGTTCAAATGGGCATGttgcaacaacaacaacaatacaACCACCACCATATGATTCCATCATCCACGTTTGACCCTTGTGACACTTGCATTCAGGCCCAAACAACAAATTGGTCTTTTTCATTTGGACATTCATCATCATCTAAGACAAGGGAAGCTGCTACAATAAGGTTTAGACAGAAGAGGAAAGAAAGGTGTTTTGATAAGAATATTAGGTATGCAAATCGAACACTACTTGGCAAGAACCGAATTACGGTAAATGGACAGTTTGATAGGATGAAGGGTTATGTGATTGGTTTAGATCTTAAAGGGCAGCATTCTTCTGTTGATATTGATGAATATGAAGACGATGAGGAGGAGTATGAAGACTGTGCTGTAATGGATTCATCACCCGACAAACACACCAATGAGTAA
- the LOC124931888 gene encoding two-component response regulator-like APRR1, translated as MEREEDRDCSVVGIGNKSSNGGGGGGGGGGDSFIDRSRVKILLCDNDSNSTDEVFSLLCKCSYQVITVKSARQVIDALNAEGPEIDIILSEVDLPMAKGLKMLKYIMRDKDWRRIPVIMMSAQDEVPVVVKCLRLGAADYLVKPLRINELLNLWTHMWRRRRMIGLAEKNILNCDFDLVASDPSDANTNSTTLFSDDTDEKCGRIANLDIPTQHEDEVIGTERYKPNAASTAATTSTIEPLPVNLRDCQPDVPGISDQRTGRFSSYPKKSELRIGESSAFFTYVKSNPPKVDNPPQVIVVPSAIDHMNAPTVPSHDKIVVEEGLESHSQPDDLPSSGGSYPDSVSLERSPTPILLDYLQHHHQQQQQQEHHHHHPRTNMYPYYIPGIMSQTPQVFQNNFSQVQMGMLQQQQYNPHHMIPSFPFYPYGTCIQPGQIQGWPSSYGHSSSSNIAVSAAVPEGKVVKIDRREAALIKFRQKRKERCFDKKIRYVNRKRLAERRPRVKGQFVRKKGSNGIGLDLNGQPTSVDIDEYEDDEEEDCAVMDSSPEGL; from the exons ATGGAGAGGGAGGAAGATAGAGATTGTAGTGTCGTTGGCATTGGTAATAAGAGCAGCAACGGCGGCGGTggtggcggcggcggcggtggtGATAGTTTCATCGACCGTAGCAGAGTGAAGATTTTGTTGTGCGATAATGATTCAAACAGTACTGATGAGGTGTTTAGTCTTCTGTGTAAATGCTCTTACCAAG TGATTACTGTGAAATCAGCTAGGCAGGTGATTGATGCATTGAATGCTGAGGGTCCTGagattgatattattttatctgAGGTTGATCTTCCAATGGCTAAAGGGTTGAAGATGTTGAAATACATCATGAGGGATAAAGATTGGCGACGGATTCCTGTCATAA TGATGTCGGCGCAAGATGAAGTCCCTGTTGTTGTTAAATGTTTGAGGCTTGGAGCTGCTGACTATTTGGTTAAGCCTTTACGCATTAATGAATTATTGAACCTTTGGACACATATGTGGAGAAGGCGGCGAATG ATTGGACTCGCAGAGAAAAACATTCTGAATTGTGATTTTGATCTTGTGGCATCAGATCCTAGTGATGCTAATACAAATAGCACAACTCTATTTTCAGATGACACAGATGAAAAGTGTGGCAGGATTGCGAATTTAGATATCCCAACTCAACACGAAGATGAGGTGATCGGTACAGAGCGCTATAAG CCTAATGCCGCCTCTACTGCTGCTACTACTTCTACTATAGAGCCTTTGCCAGTCAATTTGAGGGACTGCCAACCTGATGTACCAGGAATCAGTGACCAACGAACAG GACGATTCTCTTCGTATCCAAAGAAAAGTGAGCTGCGGATAGGCGAGTCATCTGCCTTCTTCACATATGTTAAATCAAACCCACCCAAAGTAGATAATCCTCCTCAAGTAATAGTAGTCCCTTCGGCTATTGATCACATGAATGCTCCAACAGTTCCATCACACGACAAGATAGTAGTAGAAGAGGGGCTAGAGAGCCATTCACAACCAGACGACTTGCCAAGTAGTGGTGGCAGTTATCCCGATTCAGTTTCTCTCGAGAGATCACCCACCCCAATATTACTAGACTACCTTCAACACCAccaccaacaacaacaacaacaagaacatcatcatcatcatcctagGACAAACATGTATCCTTATTATATTCCAGGAATCATGAGCCAAACCCCCCAAGTATTTCAAAACAACTTTTCCCAAGTTCAAATGGGCATGTTGCAACAACAACAATACAACCCCCACCATATGATTCCATCATTCCCATTTTACCCTTATGGCACTTGCATTCAGCCGGGCCAAATACAAGGTTGGCCTTCTTCATATGGACATTCATCATCATCTAATATTGCTGTTTCTGCTGCTGTTCCTGAAGGAAAAGTAGTTAAAATTGATAGAAGGGAAGCTGCTTTAATAAAGTTTAGACAGAAGAGGAAAGAAAGGTGTTTTGATAAGAAGATTAGGTATGTGAATCGAAAACGATTAGCAGAGAGGCGACCTAGGGTAAAAGGACAGTTTGTTAGGAAGAAGGGTAGTAATGGGATTGGTTTGGATCTTAATGGCCAGCCTACTTCTGTTGATATTGATGAATATGAAGACGATGAGGAGGAAGACTGTGCTGTAATGGATTCATCACCCGAAGGGCTGTAA